In Marinibacterium anthonyi, the DNA window ATCCGGCTGAAACCGACACCCTGCTGATGAGCGAGCTGGACCTTGAAGAACAGCGCCTGGCCGCGTTCGAAAAGGGCTATGCCGCCGGTTGGGAAGACGCCATCGCCGCGGATAACCAGGGCAAGGCGCATCTGTCCGCGGCCTTGACCCAGAACCTCGAGGATGCCGCCTTTTCCTATCACGAAGCGCTGACGCAGATGCAGGCTTCGGTCATGCCGGTGTTCGAGGCGATCGCCGAACAATTGCTCCCGGGGATGATCCGGGCCGGCCTGGCGCCCCAGATCCTGCGCGCGCTCGACGATATCGCCACCCAGGCCATGGGCCGGCCGCTTGTGCTGGCCATTCCGCCCGGCACCGAGCAGGTGATCGCCCCGCTGCTTCCCGAAATCGACAATGTCGAGATCATTCTCGACGAGGACCCGACACTGACCGACGGCCAGGCCCGGCTGCATCTGGACGACGGTGGGGTCGAAATCGACCTGACCGCGCTCGCCGACGAGATGCGCAAGGCGATCACGGCCTTCGTCTTTGAAACCCGCAAGGAGACCTCAAGTGACAGAACTGCCTGACGGCGAAACCCGGCATGACGCGTCCAACCCGTTTTCCGCGGTGCCGATTGAAATCGTGGTCAGCGTCGGCAAAGCCCGGCCGCTGGTCCGCGACCTGATGCGGCTGGGCGAGAATGCCGTGCTGGCGCTGGATCGCCGGGTCGAGGACCCGGTCGAGCTTTATGTCGGCGACAAGCTGGTCGCCCGGGGCGAGCTGGAAGAACTGGAAGGCGACACGCCCGGTCAGCTGGCCGTCCGCCTGACGGAGATTGCGAACCTTCGTGACGAACTGGGCTGACGCGATGCGCCGGACGGCCTGGATCCTGGGGCTGGTCCTGGTCATCGCCCTGCCGGCGACCGCTCAGGCGCAGGAGATTTCGGTGTCGCTGGGCGATGGCGGATCGCTGACCGCCCGGTCGATCCAGCTGATCCTGCTGATTACCGTGCTCAGCATCGCGCCGGGCCTGGTGATCATGATCACCTGCTTCCCGTTCCTGGTAACGGTGCTGTCGATCCTGCGCCAGGCGATCGGGCTGCAGCAGGCGCCGCCGAACATGCTGATCGTCAGCCTGGCGCTGTTCCTGACCTATTTCGTGATGGAGCCGGTCTTTACCACCGCCTGGCAAAACGGGATCGAACCGCTTTTGTCCGAACAGATCGACACCGAAGCCGCCTTTGTCAGAACGATGGATCCGTTCCGCGATTTCATGGCCGCGCGCATCGATCCCGATACCTTCACGGCCATGGCCACCCTGCGCCCCGATGCCGACCTGGACGCCCCGGCGCGGGATGCGCAACTGTCGCTGCTGGTGCCAAGCTTCCTGCTGTCTGAAATCTCGCGCGCATTCCAGATCGGGTTCGTGATCTTCCTGCCGTTCCTGGTCATCGACCTGGTTGTCGCCGCCATCCTTATGTCGATGGGCATGATGATGGTCCCGCCAGCGGTCGTGGCACTTCCGTTCAAGTTGGCCTTCTTTGTCGTGGCAGACGGGTGGAGCCTGATCGCTGGGGCATTGGTGCGAAGTTACTTCGAATGACCGGTCCCGCCAGCGTGGCGGCCGCCGAAACAGCAACCGGCCGGCCACGCGAAGGTGACCGGCCGGCGGCTTTCACTGGCAAGGCGGATGCGCTCAGGCGGCGAGGTTCAGGTGCAGCACGTGGTGCTGCCCCACGTCGGGACGGCTTTCGCTGTCCGACATCGCGGCGCGCATCATCTTCAGGCCCACGACGACCGGATTGCCATCCGACACCCAGACCGACGCTTCGCGCGGCGTGAACCGCAGCAGCGTGACCTTGGGGTCCTCGCGGCCTTCCTCGAACCAGGCGGCGGCGGCGAAGCTCCACAATTCGTCAAGCTTTTCCGCGCTGTCATAGGTCACCAGGCTTCCTCTCAGGCTGGCGTGAAAGCCATCGCCGGGGGATTGCACCGTGAACCGGGCCTCGGCCCCGTGGCCGATGGCGGCCACGAGATCGGTGTCCGAGGAGGTGATGAACCAGAGGCTTTCCGTCTCGGGATCGGTGAAATGCGTCATCGGCTGGGGATGCTGATCCGCATCCGCGACCCACAGCATTCCGGTCCGGCTGTCAGACAGCTTGTCCCAGAGTTGCGCCTTGGCTTCCACCGAATCTTCGGTCTTCCAGGCCATGGCTCACACCGAAGCGAGGATGTCGTCGACCATCTTGCGCGCTTCTTCCTTGGTCTTGCCATAGCGCTGCTGAAGCTTGCCTTCGATCTGTTCGCGATCGCCCTTGGCCTGTTCCAGTTCGTCATCGGTCAGGTCGCCGTAGCTTTCGCGCAGCTTGCCTTTGATTTCGGTCCATTTACCCTGAATCTGATCTTTATTCATGACGTCACTCCTTTTCGGTTTGCGTCTTTGAATGAGCGTGTCCCGAAGACGTTCAGGACACGTGGTGATCGGGTGGGAACAGCGGACTGCGCCGCTATCCCCTTGCTTCTGATAAATAAACCCGCAGCCAACCGAGATGTTCCGACCATTCGCGAAACCTTGCGGAATTTTGCCGCGTCAGACGATATCCTCGGTCACGCCGGGCAGATCGGTGTGATATTCGGCCATCGCGTCAGGGGCATGCGGCACCAGGAAGCCCGAACGATTTTCGGGCCGGCGCAGGCCGTTACGGGCGATCTCGGCATCCCACCAGGGCTGCAGGGTCTCGATGTGCTGCGCTTCGGGCGGCAGCGGATCCTGCCACCAGTGGCGGAAAATCGCGGCGCGCAGGGCGGCGACGCGGTCGGGTGCTTCAAGACGGATCGCGGCTTCGGTATCCCAATGCATCGACCGGCCGTTCAGGTTGGCGGATCCGACCATGGCGAAATCGGTGTCCGTCACCAGCAACTTGTTGTGCACGTAGATGATGGGCGAACCCGCCAGCACCGAAGCTGTTTCGCGGGCGGCGAAACGCGGCTGAACCGGGCTGGCGAAGGTGGCACGGGGGCCGAACGCCTGCTGGACATGCGATATCGCTTCGGACTGGCGGGCCATGCCGAAGCGGGCGTCAAGTTCGCGCGATCCGTCAAAGGCCACGTCATCGGGCAGGGCCGGCAGGACCACCATCAGGTGCAGGTCCGGATTGGCCAGCGCGGCATCGGCCAGGGCGCCGGAAATCACCGACGACCGCAGGAACTGCGTTTCGATATAGATCAGGTGGCGGGCGCGGGCGAAGGCGGCCAGGTGATCCTCTTCGATTTCGTGGCGTACGGTGCGCGGCGACAGAAAGGGGAACTGGACCCGACGCGGCGCCGACAGGGTGCGGCGCAGGTAGCGGGTGGGGCCGGGGTCGGCCTTGCCGGCGGTCACGTCCAGCATTTCGTCCAGGTGCCGGCGCGCCTCCAGCGCCTCGGGGCCACGGATCAGCAGCTGCACGTCGGACCAGGTTTGGTCCGCCGGGCGGTCGTGATCCGGCGTGTCCCAGCGTCGTTCGTTCAGGTCGAGCCCGCCGATATACAGCACCTCGTCGTCGATCACGGCGAGCTTCTGGTGATGGCTGACAGGGTAAAGCCCCGGCAGCCGGTCGGGATCCAGCCGCACGGCCTGCAGCTTGCGCCGCAGCCCGCGGATCTTGCGCAGTTTTTCCTGCCATTTCATCACCACCACCGGCAGCAGGCCCAGCCAGGGCAGCAGCCCGGCTTCGGCGGCGTGCAGATTGGCGATGACCTGCAACTGCCCCCGTTCGGGCCGGGCGACTTCCCACAGCGCGCCGGCCTGGCGCTTGGTCTGCCAGGTCAGCTCGTGCAGGTCGGTGGCGATCACCGGGTCGAAATCGCTGACGATCAGGTGAATGCGCACGCCACGCTTCAGCGCGTCTTCCAGCAGGTCGAACCAGGTGTCGCCCACGGCCCGACCTTCGGGGCTGCGCAGTTTCGTGCGCATGTCGAAGATGCGGAACCCGGCGGTGATATCCTTTTTCGCGGCAAGAACGGCGCGTTCGAAGGCCGGCCAGGCTTCTTGCGCGGTGATCAGGACCTCGAAGTCCGGCATGTCCCTACCCTGTCATGTCAGTGGGGTGCGTTGGCGTCGAAATCGGCGCGCTTGAACGTCACTTCATAGCGATAAGTCCGCTCGTCCTCGGCTTGTTCCGCACGACCTTCCAACTGGCTGATGAAGGCCCGCATCAGGCGCGTGCCAAGGCCGCCCATCTCCTCGGTATCAAAGGACGCTTCGGGCATGACCCGCTGGCCCACCGTGTTTTCGATGCAGAACCGCACGGTTCCGTCGTCGCGCGCCTCGAGCCAGACGGTGATCCGCGCCGGGCCGCCATCGGGCCGGCCGGCATATTTCACCGCGTTGGTCATCGCCTCGGAGAACAGCATCGACAACGGCACCGCCTGGTCGGGGAACAGGTGCACCTCGTCCAGGTGGGTTTCGATTTCCAGCCGCGCCTCGGGTCCGACCGGGGCAAGGTCCGCCAGCAGGGCGCGGATCATCTCGGATGCATCGATCGTCGTGGTTTCCGGCCCGGTGTAAAGCGACCGGTGCAGCATGGCGAGCCCGCGCACCCGGCGCTGCAGATCGCCCAGGATGCGCTTGGCCTCCTGGCTGCGGGTCAGGCGCGACTGCATGTTCATGATCGACGCGATAAGCTGCAGGTTGTTCTTTACCCGGTGGTGCACCTCGCGCAGCAGGACTTCCTTGTCGCGAAGATCCTGCTCCTGCTTGGCCTCGGCCTGGGCCAGCAGAAGGATCATCCGGTTGAATGCGGTTTCGGCGGATTTCAGTTCGTCGGGCGGGCGGTCCAATTCGATCCGGCCCTTGGTCAGACGGCCAAGCGCGTGTTGCCGCATGGCCGAGGCCAGCGCATGCACGTGGCGGATCACCAGCCGCTGGACCCCGAAGAAGGCCACGCCCATGCCCGCCAGCCACATCAGCAGCGGGAAGGCGACGGACAGGCGCGCGCGCCAGATCGCGTGATCGTTGGCGGCCAGTTCGGCCGGCCAGCTGCCGACGATGGCGGCCGATCCCGGCACGATCTGGGAAATGGCAAAGACCCGGCGTTCGCCGGAATTGGTCCAGGCCTGAAAGGTTTCGCCGATGCGATCGAACAGCGCCGGGGGCCGGATGCCGGCCGGCATGTAGGCGTCGGCGGTCTCGGACCCGCCGGTGGCCGAAATCACCTGTCCATCCGCATTGATCGCCGACAGGTGCAGGCCGCGCGCCGTGGCATCGTCGTTCAGCAGCGCATCCGCGATCCGGCTGGGGATCGAGATCATCACGTAACCTTCGACGTCGCCTTCGCGCTGGATCGGTTCGGCCACCACGACCACGGGAATGCCGGTGATCCGGCCCTGGGCGACCAGTTCCATGTAGGGGCCGCCGCTGTCCTTGATGCGCTTGAAGGTTTCCGAATCCGCAAGGCTGATGCCCGACCCGCGCGAAGCACAGGTCACTTCTCCGTCACGGTCGGCAAAGCCGGCATAGGCGAACCGGGGATGGAACCTTACGAATTCGGCCAATAGCTGGTCGCATTCGTTCTGAAGGCGTTCCATCCCCACGGCGGACATGCCCTGCGCCGCGCCAAGCGCTTCGCGGATCAGTTCGCGTTCCGCCGCGGCGGCCGATTCCGTCTCAGCCAGCAGGGCGGCCTGGTTCAGACGCTCGGCCTCGGAAATCACCGCGCGTGTCTGGTACACGGATATCAGGCCCAGCGGCAGGATCGCCAGGGTAATAAGGACCACAAGCTGGCCGGTCAGGCCGCGCAAGGGCGCCAGCAATCCTTTCATTCCCTGGTGCTCCGCAGATCAGGCCGCGCGTGTGGGAGAAGACACGATCCCCGCAGTCACGGAATCGGTGAGGTCGAGTCCGTTGTCCTCGTCCAGATGCATCAGTTCAGCCAGACGTGCGCGTGCACGGTTGACCCGGCTCTTGATGGTCCCGACCTTGACGCCGCACATGTCGGCCGCTTCCTCGTAGGAAAAGCCGCTGGCGCCAACCAGGATCAAGGCTTCGCGGTGCTCTTCCTTCAGCACGGCAAAGGCGTCGTTGAAATCCCGCATCTGCAGGCGCCCGTCGTGGTCGGGCTTTTGCGACAGGCTCTGGGCGTGTGAGCCATCGGCATCCTCGACCTCGCGCTGACGTTTTCGGTGGTGCGAATAGTACGTGTTCCGCAAGATCGTGAACAGCCAGGCACGCATGTTCGTCCCGGCTTCGAAACTGTCTATGTTGCTCCATGCCTTGACCAGAGCGTCCTGGACCATGTCGTCGGCCAGGGCGGAATTTCGGGTCAGACTGAAGGCAAAGGCGCGGAGCGACTTGATGTGCTCCACAATCTCGTCACGCGGATTAGCCGCCATTTCGAGAGCCTCCAACCTTGGATTTGGACGCTTGTTGTTCCGACTGTCCGCCTGTGTCGGCCGCGCGCAATTCGGCCAGCAGGTTTGTGAACCTGTCGGGTATATCCTCGTTCAGAACATCGTCGAACGCCCGTTTGAGATTGGCGTCGATCATATGCTCCACCCTAGATGCGCGATTTTTTTCCGTCATGTCTTTCTGCGCTCAACCATTTATTTTTCTCCGCGACGGGAACGAAACGCCGTCTGTCAGGTTTGGTTCCGTAGATAGTCCAAAAAAAGTGAGACAAACAGGATGACCACAGCCTCTACCGGAGATCTTGCCGCTCAGGTCGGGAGCAATCTTCCCTATCTGCGCCGCTATGCGCGTGCTCTGACCGGGGCGCAGGACCGTGGTGACAAGTATGCGATGGCAACGCTGGAAGCGATCCTTGCGGATCCCGAGGTCTACGACAAGGACCTGCCTGCGAAAGCGGCGCTTTTCCAGGTCTTTCACACGATCTGGTCATCGACCGGCGCCGCATTCAGCGATGGCGAAACCGGCCTGGCCGCCCGCGCGCAGGCGCATCTGGCGAACCTGACGAACGACACCCGCGAAGCGCTGCTGCTGCACACGATCGAAGAATTCTCGTTCGAGGACCTCGCGTCGATCCTGAGCGTGAGCGAAGCGGAAGCCAGGGAGCTTGTCGACATAGCCTATACCGAGATGTCCAAGTCGGTGTCCGGCCGCGTCATGATCATCGAGGACGAGGCGATCATCGCCATCGACCTGGAAGCGATCGTATCCGAGATGGGTCACCAGATCACCGGCGTGGCGCGCACCGAAGACGCCGCCATCGCCCTGGCCGACCAGGAAAAGCCCGACCTGATCCTGTCCGACATCCACCTGGCCGACAATTCCAGCGGCATCGACGCGGTGAACAGGATCCTGGCCAAGCATGGCGCCGATTGCCCGGTGATCTTCATCACCGCCTATCCCGAACGCCTGCTGACCGGCGAAGGCCCGGAACCGGCGTTCCTGATCTCCAAGCCCTACAGCGAAGACCAGGTCCGGTCCGCCGTCAGCCAGGCGATGTTCTTCGCCTCGACGGAAACGCTGAAGGCCTGAACCGGACATATCATCACCTGTTTGCAGAGGGGGCCGCGTGCCCCCTTTTTTTCTCTGGCTTTTTGTCCCGCTTCCGACGGACGCACGCCCTGTGATCACACAGGTCACGACGGGATCAAACGCCACCCCCGGCACCAAAAAGGCCCCGCTCGAAAGCGGGGCGAGGTAGCAGGCAGAAGATGCCTACGGGACAAAGGTGTGCTGCGCGCCCGGCTTACTTGGCGATGGCGCGCAGCATCCATGCGGCGGTCTCGTGGAACGCGCTGCGGGCGGTGGCCAGGTCGTCGGTGACCGGGTCCTTGCGGCCATCCACCAGGTCGACCAGCGCATGCAAACGATGGGCGACACGTTCGTGATCCGATGCCAGGTCCTCGACCATGTCGGCGGCGGTCATGTCCACGCCAAGATCCTTGATCTTCGAATGGTCCATGATCTGCGCCATCGTCGACGGGGCCAGTTCACCCAGCGCGCGGATGCGTTCGGCCAGGACGTCGGCGGCGGCGAACATGTCTTCGTACTGTTCCTCGGTCAGCTTGTGGATCGAATAGAACAGCGGGCCTTCCACGTTCCAGTGATAGGCGTGGGTCTTGAACACCAGGCGGTAGGTATCCGCCAGAACGCCGGTCAGGGCCTGGGCAATCGCCTTCGTGTCACGCACGCCGGTCGAAACCTTGTCGGACGAAGGAACGACTTCCAATGCATCTTTCATGGGTCTTCTCCTTTTAATTCCTATTATATTACAAACGCATAGACCCTATCCGGGTTCCCCGTTTCCCGGATTTTTCGTTCCCGGCAGCCCGCCACCGGCGTCGTGATCCACCGCGACCGAGATCAGCGTGGGTCCGGCCGCGTCGCGGGCGGCCTGCAGCAGTTCGGGCAGGTCGTGCAGCCCTTCGGCACGGGCATGCACCCAGCCAAAGGCCCGGGCCAGCGCGTCCCAGCCGGGATTGCCGAAGCGAAACGCGGGGCCGTCCTGGCCGCCGTGTTCCTCGATCAGACGCAGCGCGCCGTCGTCCCACACCATGACGGTCAGGTTCAGCGACAGCCGCGCGGCGGTTTCCATTTCCTGCACGTTCATCATCAGGTCGCCGTCGCCGCAGATCGCCAGGGTGCGGCCCCGGGTCTTCAGCCGGGCCGCCGCGATGGCGCCGGGCAGGGCCAGGCCCATGCCGGCCAGCCCGTTCGGGACAATCACCTGCCCGGCCCGCCGGGGCGAGACATGGCGCGCGATCCACAGCTTGTGCAGACCGACGCCCGACAGCACGGTATCCTCGTGATCCAGATCGTCCGAGATCACCCGGCAGATATCCTGCGGCGCAATCGGGCCGGTCCGGTCTTCGCTGCGTTCCCGGCGCAGGGTGCGGCGCATGGCGTCGCGGGTCGCCATGAAGGTCGGCACATCGGCCCAGCGTTCCCCGTCCAGCCGGTCACGCAGCCCGGAAATCGCCGCGTCGATATCGCCGGCGATCTGGTCGGCCAGCCGCCAGCCGGCGTCGGCGGGAATGATCTCCGGCCCCACGGCGACGACGGGGATACGACCGTCACAGGTGAAATCGGCCGCCGACAGTTCCACCGGGTCGACACCGATGGCGACGATCAGGTCCGACGCCTCGACCGCCAGGTCGATGTAATCGCCATCGGGCTGGCCGATGGTGAACAGCGTCTGCGGATGATCGGGGGCCAGGATGCCCTTGGCCATGAAGGTCGTGGCGACCGGCAGGCGGGTGGCTTCGGCGAAATGGCGCAGCGTCTCGCTGGCGCCGCCGCGCAGGACACCGGCGCCGGCCAGGATCATCGGGCGATCCGCCGCGCGGATCGTGCGGGCCGCTGCGTCCAGCGCATCGGGCGCCGGGCACGGCGGCAGGGGCTGCGTCATCGCGATGGGCGGGCGTTCGGTCTCGCCCTCGGCCACATCCTCGGGCAGGCACAGGTGCACCGCGCCGGGCCGGCCCGACACCGCCTGCCGCCAGGCCTCGGCCACGCAGGCGGGCACGGCGTCGGGGTCCAGGATCATCCGGCTGAACTTGGTCACCGGCCGGAACAGGGTTTCCAGGTCCAGCATCTGGTGACTGTCCCGCCCGATCCGCCGCCGGGCGCCCTGCCCGGTGATGGCGATCAGCGGCACGTGGTCGAGGTTGGCGTCGGCCACCCCCGTCACCAGGTTTGTGGCCCCGGGGCCCAGCGTCGCCAGGCAGGCGGCGGGCGCGCCCGTCATCCGGCCCTGGACCGATGCCATGAAAGCGGCGGCCTGTTCGTGGCGGCACAGGATGAATTCCATGTCCGACGCCGCGATGGCCTGCATCAATGCCGTGGTTTCCTCTCCCGGTACGCCGAAGATGGTTCTGACACCCACCGCCTGAAGCGATGCGATCAGTGCCTCGGCGCCGGTGCGGGTCTCGGTCATCGTGTCTTTCATGAAAGTCCTTCCGTCAAAGCCTGCCGCGCGGGATCCCGCCGATGTGTTCGGCGCCATATCGCTCGTGATGCCCGAGAAGGGCGAATCAGGCGGGTTCGGCACGCTGGGTGGAACCCGTCGCGATCCGGGCGGCTTTCGTGCGCAGGGGTCGGGGCGGCCCGCGTCTTTGGACCGCCGGAATGCAAGCGGGCGGCGCCATCCGGCGACCGCCCGTCTTCGTTACCAGGATCCGCGCACCAGCCGGACGACCAGCGTCGCCAGGAACAGGACAAGGAACAGGACGAAAAGAACCTGCGCGATCCCCGAGGACGCCGCCGCGATTCCGCCAAAGCCGAACAGTCCCGCCACAAGCGCGACAACGAAAAAGATCAGGGCCCAGTACAACATCGTTACATCCTTTCACATTGGTCACCTGAAGGCTCAACGTGAAGGCGAACGCAGTGGTTCCCGATTTTTGCCGTGGAACTTTTCGGAGACCCACGACGTTACTGCTCCGAACCGCGCACAGGCGCGTCTCTGCCGGGCACCGCGTAGATGTCTGTTTTATTACCTCGTAACAGAAGGTTACTCGGTTTGCCCGGCCAATCAACGCAAACGCGGGAGTTCCCTTGCCGACGATCCTGGCCCTTTCGAACCGCCCGCGCTCAGCTCATGAGCTGACGGATCGCGCGGTTCAGATCGTCTTCGGCATAGGGTCGCGACAGATGCGCGATCCCCAGCGGCTCCACCTCTGGTGGAGGACCGTTCAGCACCAGGATCCGCGCGCCTCTCAGGTGTTGTTCCATCAGCAGGTCCTGCGCCGTGTCGGCGTCGGGCGTCACGCCCAGCACCACAAGCTGCGGCCTGTGACGGGTTTCGGCCAGGATGGCCTGCGCGTGTTCGACCGACCGGATGTGAACCACCGGCCCCAGGTGGAACCGCTCGAACGCGTCCCTGAGGTCATCCGCTTCAACGAAATTCTCGACAATGATCAAAGTCCCGATGTCGGCACCAAGGCCTGCATCTTCCATGTGACTCTCCGCTGGGTTTTCAGCTTGATGCCACACGTCCTGCCCCCAGCGCATTAAACCATGACATAGGACAACTCGTTTGACGATTGACTGCGCGAACTGCCCCCTTCGACGACATGACATGTTCTCTCCGGTGTCCAAGGCCACGCTGGCCTTCATCCAGAAGTTCAAGACCGGCGAACTTGTCGCCCAACCCGGAACCCAAATCCTGACGGAACAGGCGTCGTCTTCACAGTTGTTCACGGCATTGGACGGCATGGGCGTCCGCTACAAGACAACCCGCGACGGCCGGCGGCAGGTGGTGGGATTTGTCCTGCCCGGCGATTTCGTCGGGCTGCAATCGGGCGTCATGGATGTCATGCGCCATTCGGTCGAGGCCACGACCGAGATGCGGCTGTGCGTGTTCAACCGGACGGACCTGTGGTCGCTGTTCAAGTCGCAGCCCGACCTGGCGTTCGACCTGACCCATATCGCCGCGAACGAGGAACACCTGCTGGGCGAGGCGCTGACCGCCATGGGCCAGATGGACGCCCAGGCCAAGATCGCGTGGGCGCTGTACCGGTTCGACCAGCGGCTGAGCGCCGTGGGTCTGCGCAAGAACGGCCGGGTGCCCCTGCCCTATCGCCAGCAGGACCTGGCCGATGCGCTTGGCCTGTCGCTGGTGCACACCAACAAGACGCTGGCCAAGCTGAAGTCCGGCAACATCCTGACCTGGTCCGACGGCTGGTTGTCGGTGTCGGACCTGCCCGGCCTGGCCAAGCTGTGCGAAATCGATACCGAAGCCAGCTGCGAACGTCCGCTGATCTGATCCCCTGGTCTGATCAGCCGTCCGATCCCCGATCCGATCCGGGTCTGGCGCCGCTTTGGCGCCGGCCCGCAAGCGATCCGCACCTGATCTGGCCCTGATCTGGCCTTTCCCCAAAAGCAAACGCCCGGCACCAATGGCCGGGCGTTGATCTGTAAATCTGTCGGTCGGGCGCGCCGCAGGGGCGCGACCGGGTCACACGTGCGCGGTGCGCGACCGGGGACCAGCGACAAGCCAGATGATGAAGCCGATCAGCGGCAGGATCAGCACCAGAAGGCACCACAGCACCTTGGAGCCGGTCGATGCACCCGAACTGACGATGGACACGATGGCCCAGATGTCGAGGATCAGCAGGATCAGGCCGCCAATGCCGGTAATTTCCAAACCCATGTCATGTCTCCTTATTAATGGGGTGTGGCGCGGAACGCCCCGCGCCGGGGTGGTTCGCTTCGGGTTACTGATCGCGCAGCGCGTCGATCAATTCGTCCTTGCTCATGGTCGAGCGGCAGTCGATGTCCAGTTCGCGCGCCCGTTCGTACAGGTCGGCCTTGGTCCAGTCTTCGTAGGGCGACGCCTTGCCACCTTTCACGGACGGGGACATGTCGTCGTTGGCCTGGGCATTCGCGATCGCCGCCGCCTTCGACTTGCCGTACCCTTCGTCCAGAAGCGCCTCATATGTATCGTCGTCCTTGATGGACGACCCGTGCCGGTCACCCATGGCCAACCTCCAGCAGTGCGCTTTGGACAATGTCCGGCAGAACGTCGACGTCCAGCGCGCAGGCCGAAATCAGGTCGGCATCCGAATTGCCGCATTTCTTCCAGTCCGCGCCGCTTTCTCCCATGATCCCCGCGACCAGTATCGCGCCGATCAGCACGGCCACGCGGGGTTCGAAACGGATCGCTTTCCCTGTCGATGTCGCAGACGGCATCGTTTTTTTCCTTTTTGATTTCCGTTGCTTGAAGAACGCCGACCTGTCCGTCAGGTTCCCTTGAAACAGGAAATTTTTGCCCAATGGGCCAAAGGATCCACCGCCAGACGCCGAGGGAACGCTGGCGGCATTACCTCGGTCCGACAACGCCAGTAGACGCGATTGGTTCCAGAAAATCGGAACCGATCGCGATCCGGGGCGTATGCCTGTGGCAAGACGCAAGGAGCGACGCATGACGCAGGAACAATCCGACGACCTCATTCGCGAAGAACAGGAAGAGGAAGCCGTCGAAGAGGCGGCGATGCTGTCGCCGCGGCTGATCTTCGAGGCGATCCGCCGGAACGGCGAAGAGGAGTTGAACCGGCCGGTCCGCGCGCTGTGGAATTCGGGGATCACGGCGGGGCTGCTGATCTCGTTCTCGGTCCTGGGCGAGGCGATGCTGCGCGCCCATCTGCCCGATGCGCCCTGGTCCCATATCATAGAGAACTTCGGCTATACCTTCGGCTTCCTTCTGGTGATCCTGGGACGGATGCAGCTGTTCACCGAAAACACGATCACCACGGTCGTGCCGGTGATGACGTCGCGCGGGATCGGCCCCTACCTGCGCACCGCGCGGCTGTGGACCGTGGTGCTGGCGGCCAACGTGGTC includes these proteins:
- the pdtaR_2 gene encoding putative transcriptional regulatory protein pdtaR, which gives rise to MTTASTGDLAAQVGSNLPYLRRYARALTGAQDRGDKYAMATLEAILADPEVYDKDLPAKAALFQVFHTIWSSTGAAFSDGETGLAARAQAHLANLTNDTREALLLHTIEEFSFEDLASILSVSEAEARELVDIAYTEMSKSVSGRVMIIEDEAIIAIDLEAIVSEMGHQITGVARTEDAAIALADQEKPDLILSDIHLADNSSGIDAVNRILAKHGADCPVIFITAYPERLLTGEGPEPAFLISKPYSEDQVRSAVSQAMFFASTETLKA
- the mrgA gene encoding Metalloregulation DNA-binding stress protein — its product is MKDALEVVPSSDKVSTGVRDTKAIAQALTGVLADTYRLVFKTHAYHWNVEGPLFYSIHKLTEEQYEDMFAAADVLAERIRALGELAPSTMAQIMDHSKIKDLGVDMTAADMVEDLASDHERVAHRLHALVDLVDGRKDPVTDDLATARSAFHETAAWMLRAIAK
- the budB gene encoding Acetolactate synthase, catabolic; this translates as MKDTMTETRTGAEALIASLQAVGVRTIFGVPGEETTALMQAIAASDMEFILCRHEQAAAFMASVQGRMTGAPAACLATLGPGATNLVTGVADANLDHVPLIAITGQGARRRIGRDSHQMLDLETLFRPVTKFSRMILDPDAVPACVAEAWRQAVSGRPGAVHLCLPEDVAEGETERPPIAMTQPLPPCPAPDALDAAARTIRAADRPMILAGAGVLRGGASETLRHFAEATRLPVATTFMAKGILAPDHPQTLFTIGQPDGDYIDLAVEASDLIVAIGVDPVELSAADFTCDGRIPVVAVGPEIIPADAGWRLADQIAGDIDAAISGLRDRLDGERWADVPTFMATRDAMRRTLRRERSEDRTGPIAPQDICRVISDDLDHEDTVLSGVGLHKLWIARHVSPRRAGQVIVPNGLAGMGLALPGAIAAARLKTRGRTLAICGDGDLMMNVQEMETAARLSLNLTVMVWDDGALRLIEEHGGQDGPAFRFGNPGWDALARAFGWVHARAEGLHDLPELLQAARDAAGPTLISVAVDHDAGGGLPGTKNPGNGEPG
- a CDS encoding Small integral membrane protein, with amino-acid sequence MLYWALIFFVVALVAGLFGFGGIAAASSGIAQVLFVLFLVLFLATLVVRLVRGSW
- the fixK_4 gene encoding Nitrogen fixation regulation protein FixK, which gives rise to MFSPVSKATLAFIQKFKTGELVAQPGTQILTEQASSSQLFTALDGMGVRYKTTRDGRRQVVGFVLPGDFVGLQSGVMDVMRHSVEATTEMRLCVFNRTDLWSLFKSQPDLAFDLTHIAANEEHLLGEALTAMGQMDAQAKIAWALYRFDQRLSAVGLRKNGRVPLPYRQQDLADALGLSLVHTNKTLAKLKSGNILTWSDGWLSVSDLPGLAKLCEIDTEASCERPLI